The following nucleotide sequence is from Flavobacteriales bacterium.
CTTCTAGATCTACATCTTCATCTCCCTCAGCTGCTTCCCTAAATACATCAATCTCATATCCAGTTAATTTACCAGCCAATTTAATATTATATCCACCTTTACCAATAGCAAGAGACACTTGATCTGGCTTCAAGAAAACCTCTGCTTTAGCATTCTCCTCATCTAATTTGATAGAAGAAATTTTAGCAGGACTTAAAGATCTAGTAATATATAATTGATCATTCGTTGTAAAGTTGATAACATCGATATTCTCATTCTTCAACTCTCTAACTATTCCGTGAATTCTAGAACCTTTCATTCCTACACAAGAACCAACTGGATCAATTCGATCATCATATGATTCAACAGCAACCTTAGCACGTTGTCCTGGCTCTCTTACAATATTCTTAATTGTGATTAATCCGTCAAATACTTCTGGGATTTCTTGTTCAAATAATTTCGCTAAGAACGAAGGAGATGCTCTCGATAAGATTATCAACGGATTGTTGTTTCTCATTTCTACTCCTAACACAACGGCTCTAACGGTATCTCCTTTTTTAAAGTAATCGAAAGGAATTTGTTCTGTTTTTGGAAGAATCAATTCATTCCCATCGTCGTCTAATATTAAAGTCTCTTTCTTCCATATCTGATAAACTTCACCAGTTACAATATCACCGATTCTAGCAGTATACTTTTCGAAAATATTTCCCTTTTCTAATTCTAGAATTTTAGCAACAAGATTCTGACGAAGTGATAAAATTGCTCTTCTGCCAAAATCTGCTAGATGAACTTCTTCAGATACTTCTTCACCAATTTCAAAATCAGGCTCAATTAATATAGCTTCAGAATAAGCGATTTCAGAATTTTCATCTTCTACTTCACCATCTTTTACAATCGTCCTGTTCCACCAAAGTTCTAAATCACCTTTTTCGGTATTCACGATAACATCGAAATTCTCTTCGGAACCATATT
It contains:
- the nusA gene encoding transcription termination/antitermination protein NusA; the encoded protein is MESISLVESFSEFKELKNIDRETAVSILEEVFRGMLERKYGSEENFDVIVNTEKGDLELWWNRTIVKDGEVEDENSEIAYSEAILIEPDFEIGEEVSEEVHLADFGRRAILSLRQNLVAKILELEKGNIFEKYTARIGDIVTGEVYQIWKKETLILDDDGNELILPKTEQIPFDYFKKGDTVRAVVLGVEMRNNNPLIILSRASPSFLAKLFEQEIPEVFDGLITIKNIVREPGQRAKVAVESYDDRIDPVGSCVGMKGSRIHGIVRELKNENIDVINFTTNDQLYITRSLSPAKISSIKLDEENAKAEVFLKPDQVSLAIGKGGYNIKLAGKLTGYEIDVFREAAEGDEDVDLEEFSDEIDAWILDELKNIGCDTARSVLELTKEDLEKRTDLEESTIDEVVKILRSEFE